The following coding sequences lie in one Peribacillus frigoritolerans genomic window:
- a CDS encoding GerAB/ArcD/ProY family transporter: protein MNQAGVNEKYKVSPFYVFFLVHSMQTGIGVLSFQRVLAKTTGTDGWISILLAGLTVHIMIWVIYKIFSIVPGDIISANNHAFGKWIGNFFSLLFILYFLILGMTVMISYINVIHVWMFEEVPSWAFSVVFLVLIYYIHTGGFRTITGIAFLSVILTYWLLFVLFYAMKYSEFTNLLPVFHHTLLDVLKGTRSTSLTMLGFEMIVMFYPFIKDAKTSQKYAHGGALTTTLITVFVYLVSIVFYSQKQLELTIWPTLSLTSIVELPFIQRFEYIDVSWWALVIIPNMTIPLWAASRGFKRIFNVQQKYPLWGMSIIILLTNIFVFDVDSLYILRKIINPYGALFVALYLPLLLVVIYIKKMRKRL, encoded by the coding sequence ATGAACCAAGCTGGAGTTAATGAAAAGTATAAAGTGTCACCGTTTTATGTATTTTTTTTAGTGCATTCCATGCAAACGGGAATAGGTGTTTTAAGTTTTCAAAGAGTTTTAGCGAAGACAACGGGAACAGATGGCTGGATTTCGATACTACTAGCCGGCCTGACCGTTCATATAATGATTTGGGTCATATATAAAATCTTCAGTATCGTCCCTGGTGATATCATTTCGGCCAATAATCATGCATTCGGAAAATGGATCGGGAATTTCTTCAGTCTATTATTCATTCTTTACTTTTTGATCCTAGGGATGACAGTCATGATTAGCTATATAAATGTCATACATGTATGGATGTTTGAAGAGGTACCATCTTGGGCGTTTTCAGTGGTCTTCCTGGTTTTGATTTATTATATTCATACGGGAGGATTTCGAACAATTACAGGTATTGCCTTTTTAAGCGTCATTTTGACATACTGGCTTTTATTTGTCCTATTCTATGCCATGAAATACTCTGAATTCACCAATTTGCTTCCTGTTTTCCACCACACTCTATTGGATGTATTGAAAGGAACCAGAAGTACTTCATTAACAATGCTTGGTTTTGAAATGATCGTTATGTTTTATCCGTTCATCAAAGATGCTAAAACCTCACAAAAATATGCTCATGGAGGGGCCTTAACAACAACCTTAATAACAGTATTCGTTTATTTAGTTTCAATTGTTTTTTATTCACAAAAACAATTGGAACTGACTATATGGCCGACACTGTCATTGACCAGCATTGTCGAGTTGCCCTTTATCCAGCGATTTGAATATATAGATGTATCTTGGTGGGCCCTCGTCATCATACCCAACATGACCATCCCCTTGTGGGCAGCAAGCCGAGGTTTCAAGCGCATATTCAATGTTCAGCAAAAGTATCCATTATGGGGGATGTCGATTATTATCCTGCTTACGAATATTTTTGTTTTTGATGTCGATTCATTATATATATTGCGTAAAATCATCAATCCATACGGCGCACTCTTTGTTGCTTTATACTTGCCTCTTCTTTTGGTCGTCATCTATATAAAGAAAATGAGGAAACGTTTATGA
- a CDS encoding spore germination protein: protein MKVSEVRDLFNTLSSSNDFINHQGTYNGIGYWVSFYRSLIDAQVLHESVLSVIPTLETINLEQIKENVPIENTLITSTKVVIEERIMRGEIALRLDGNLDECLLINVASQQGRQVEKPELEFGIISAQEAFVEDLDINLNLVRKRLPVPGLQVSEMTVGYLSKTKVAVLSIEGIVDQENVDNVIQRINDVEFDEILDGSYLAQMLYDNSNTLFPLFLNTERPDRIASALAEGKVALLIDRSSSALITPTILLEYFITMEDYNMPWIPASSFRLLRIFAVAFSIFATPIYVAVLTYHYELIPKDLLETIVTSRNLIPFQPLIEALFLEISIELLREAAARLPTKVGQTLGIVGGIVIGQAAVVAGLTSNILLIIVALSALASFVTPIYKMGNAIRLLRFPFLIGAQIWGLLGITIAAVFLMTHLIKLTSMGHPYLEPIYPFRMQDWKDSFVRLPFNLFKSRPINLRPDDISRQQPKKARIKKNDFNE, encoded by the coding sequence ATTAAGGTTTCGGAAGTAAGGGATCTATTCAATACCCTATCTTCATCCAATGATTTCATAAACCATCAAGGAACATATAATGGCATAGGCTATTGGGTTTCTTTTTATCGCTCTTTGATCGATGCACAGGTACTTCATGAAAGTGTTCTTTCTGTCATACCTACTCTGGAAACGATAAATTTGGAGCAAATAAAAGAAAACGTTCCTATTGAAAATACACTGATCACCAGTACCAAGGTTGTAATTGAAGAAAGAATCATGAGAGGCGAAATTGCACTTCGTTTAGATGGAAATCTTGATGAATGCCTATTAATCAATGTTGCGTCCCAACAAGGCAGACAAGTTGAGAAACCTGAACTTGAATTTGGAATCATAAGTGCTCAAGAAGCATTTGTCGAGGATCTTGATATCAATCTGAATTTAGTCAGAAAAAGACTTCCTGTCCCTGGTTTGCAAGTAAGTGAAATGACTGTGGGATACTTGTCTAAAACGAAAGTGGCAGTTTTATCGATAGAGGGGATCGTTGATCAGGAAAATGTTGATAATGTTATACAAAGGATCAATGACGTAGAGTTTGATGAAATATTGGACGGGTCCTATCTCGCGCAAATGCTATATGATAATTCAAATACCTTATTTCCCCTTTTTCTAAATACGGAAAGGCCTGATCGCATCGCAAGTGCATTGGCTGAAGGTAAAGTAGCCCTGTTAATCGATAGGTCGTCTTCTGCACTTATTACTCCAACCATTTTGTTGGAATACTTTATCACGATGGAAGATTATAATATGCCATGGATTCCCGCATCTTCATTCCGTTTATTAAGGATATTCGCGGTCGCTTTTTCGATATTTGCCACTCCCATTTATGTAGCCGTGCTGACCTATCATTATGAACTGATTCCTAAAGATCTTTTGGAAACGATCGTCACTTCAAGGAACTTAATACCTTTTCAGCCTTTGATTGAAGCATTATTCCTAGAGATTTCCATTGAGTTATTAAGGGAAGCTGCTGCCCGACTGCCAACAAAGGTAGGTCAGACATTAGGTATCGTCGGCGGTATCGTTATCGGTCAAGCAGCCGTTGTAGCTGGTTTGACCAGTAATATCTTATTGATCATCGTTGCTCTCTCAGCCTTGGCATCATTTGTTACTCCCATTTATAAAATGGGTAATGCCATTCGGCTGCTGCGGTTCCCCTTCTTAATCGGGGCCCAAATTTGGGGGCTGCTCGGCATTACCATAGCAGCCGTGTTTTTGATGACCCACCTTATCAAATTAACATCAATGGGACACCCGTACCTCGAACCGATCTACCCATTTCGCATGCAAGATTGGAAAGACAGCTTTGTTCGGCTTCCTTTTAATCTTTTCAAGTCACGGCCTATAAATTTACGTCCTGATGATATATCCAGACAGCAGCCCAAAAAAGCAAGAATCAAAAAAAATGATTTTAATGAATGA
- a CDS encoding spore germination protein — translation MKSKPLHIKLDQKQEKLKSELDMQADVFFKQIFIPGYEVSGLFVFVNGTMDYRAFNDIVLDLSAAQVETTHPVSIEQLVISKICSVREQDVETYEKALEHIFDGKTLLFIDGMVDGYVLNLEKEKTRTLGEPSTERVVRGPKLGFIESLQENIGLIRQYSNHPNLIVKQQKFGTMEKREVALIYYEGKASDSLLKEVNKRITEVKATDLQDSGMLEELIEDTALTPFPQIQNTERPDKVLAALQEGRVVIMVDGSPFALMAPTTITMLLQSPDDYYERWVAGSFLRVLRYLSLFVTVFLSGIYISLVSFNPGLLPSELAMTIAGTRENVPFPPFVEAIIMEVTIELLREAGIRLPSPIGQTVGLVGGVIIGQAAVQANIVSSLMVIIVSITTITSFTVPQYSFGLAFRALRFGAMIFAAVLGLYGTTLFFIIVISHLSKLTSFQEPYFQPMDFIGKKSWKDAFLRLPKRKKGRDSFEPVRRQNS, via the coding sequence ATGAAAAGTAAACCCTTGCATATTAAATTGGATCAAAAACAGGAAAAATTGAAATCTGAATTGGATATGCAGGCTGATGTATTTTTTAAACAGATATTCATTCCCGGTTACGAAGTTTCGGGATTATTCGTATTTGTCAATGGAACGATGGATTACCGTGCATTCAATGATATAGTCCTGGATTTATCAGCTGCGCAAGTCGAAACAACGCACCCGGTTTCTATCGAGCAGCTGGTCATTTCCAAAATCTGTTCAGTCAGGGAACAGGATGTAGAAACATATGAAAAAGCCTTAGAGCATATTTTTGACGGGAAAACGCTTTTATTTATAGATGGAATGGTAGACGGTTATGTCTTGAATCTGGAAAAGGAAAAAACCCGTACACTGGGTGAACCTTCGACAGAGAGGGTTGTCCGGGGACCGAAGCTTGGTTTTATCGAAAGTCTTCAGGAAAACATTGGCTTGATAAGGCAATATTCAAACCATCCAAACCTAATCGTCAAACAACAGAAGTTCGGGACGATGGAAAAACGGGAAGTTGCGTTGATCTATTATGAAGGAAAAGCTAGCGATTCATTGTTAAAAGAAGTGAATAAACGGATAACTGAAGTGAAAGCTACTGATCTCCAAGACTCGGGGATGCTTGAGGAATTAATTGAAGATACAGCGTTAACCCCTTTCCCGCAAATCCAGAATACGGAGCGACCCGATAAAGTATTGGCTGCATTGCAGGAGGGCAGGGTGGTCATCATGGTTGACGGCTCGCCATTTGCGCTGATGGCACCTACGACGATAACGATGCTGCTACAGTCACCGGATGATTATTATGAAAGATGGGTCGCAGGATCATTTTTACGTGTACTTCGCTATTTATCTTTATTTGTTACCGTATTTCTTTCAGGGATTTATATCTCCTTGGTTTCGTTCAACCCTGGATTGCTTCCGTCAGAACTGGCGATGACGATCGCGGGTACAAGGGAGAACGTGCCATTTCCGCCGTTTGTTGAAGCTATCATCATGGAAGTAACGATTGAACTGCTTCGCGAAGCAGGTATTCGGCTCCCGTCGCCCATTGGGCAAACGGTTGGATTGGTTGGCGGAGTCATTATTGGACAAGCGGCAGTTCAAGCCAATATTGTAAGTTCCCTCATGGTCATAATCGTTTCGATCACGACGATTACCTCTTTTACGGTACCACAATATAGCTTTGGACTAGCGTTCAGGGCATTAAGGTTCGGGGCGATGATTTTTGCCGCCGTTTTAGGTTTATACGGAACCACATTATTCTTTATCATCGTTATCAGCCATTTGTCGAAATTGACCAGCTTCCAAGAACCTTATTTTCAACCAATGGATTTTATCGGTAAAAAGAGCTGGAAGGATGCGTTCCTGCGGTTACCGAAGCGGAAAAAGGGGAGGGATTCTTTTGAGCCAGTCCGACGGCAAAATTCTTAG
- a CDS encoding GerAB/ArcD/ProY family transporter: protein MSQSDGKILSGELAAIISCSMLGIGMLTLPRTITEKIQSSDGWIVLILNGIAIALLICLFVVLLKKHKVANYYTYMEEAYGKLLSKLIGLVVVVYFIGVASFEVLAMSEMVRFYLLEETPVEIVILSMILASVHLLTGKIKAIAKACVFFLPLTIVIVLLIYLFSLRVVELKNLQPVLAKGLLPVMKGMGSGTLSFFGIELFIFLFGVVKNQNKIKSGVLIGFFIPLILYVITYVLVVATLTVPEVKAVTWPTISFIQSFEVTGIFLERMELFLLITWILQFFLTHAIYYYFAAEGLTKIFNNSYTTNLIVLVPVVFFLAKVPKNTIEIFKMSDLLGYLFPVILIGLPIITFVIVQLKRSRRSG from the coding sequence TTGAGCCAGTCCGACGGCAAAATTCTTAGTGGCGAATTGGCTGCGATCATTTCTTGCAGCATGTTAGGAATTGGAATGCTGACCCTTCCGAGGACGATAACGGAAAAAATCCAATCGAGCGATGGATGGATCGTCTTGATCTTAAATGGGATCGCTATTGCCCTTTTGATATGCTTATTTGTTGTACTGTTAAAAAAACATAAGGTAGCTAACTATTACACATACATGGAGGAGGCCTATGGAAAGTTGCTCTCCAAACTTATTGGATTGGTCGTGGTGGTGTACTTTATAGGCGTGGCCAGCTTTGAAGTTCTTGCGATGAGTGAAATGGTCCGGTTTTATTTGTTGGAGGAAACCCCGGTTGAAATCGTGATACTTTCCATGATTTTAGCGAGTGTGCATCTTTTGACAGGCAAAATAAAAGCCATAGCAAAGGCTTGTGTCTTCTTTCTTCCTTTGACAATAGTCATCGTCTTGCTCATTTATTTGTTCAGTCTCAGGGTAGTCGAGTTAAAAAACCTCCAGCCTGTTCTTGCGAAAGGACTTCTACCTGTCATGAAAGGAATGGGCTCTGGAACTTTGTCGTTTTTTGGAATTGAACTTTTCATCTTTTTGTTTGGCGTCGTGAAAAATCAAAACAAGATAAAAAGTGGCGTTTTAATCGGTTTTTTCATACCGCTGATTTTATATGTGATTACATATGTATTGGTAGTGGCTACACTGACTGTCCCGGAAGTCAAAGCAGTTACTTGGCCAACAATTTCTTTTATTCAGTCCTTTGAAGTAACAGGCATATTTTTAGAGCGTATGGAGCTATTTCTCTTAATCACTTGGATTCTTCAGTTTTTTTTAACACATGCGATTTACTATTACTTCGCAGCAGAAGGACTGACGAAAATTTTTAACAATTCATATACGACTAATCTCATTGTACTGGTTCCCGTCGTATTTTTTCTGGCCAAGGTTCCTAAAAATACAATCGAGATCTTTAAAATGAGTGATTTGCTTGGATATCTATTTCCGGTTATATTGATTGGCTTGCCAATTATTACATTCGTAATCGTTCAATTGAAAAGGAGTAGAAGAAGCGGATGA